A genomic segment from Spinacia oleracea cultivar Varoflay chromosome 3, BTI_SOV_V1, whole genome shotgun sequence encodes:
- the LOC110796606 gene encoding non-structural maintenance of chromosomes element 4 homolog A, with protein sequence MGKVKIEKGSTSAVVRQFRSRETAAISSSGDSAAEHQNKPPLRKSRPPPSQHHGSGGEEEEDEEDEVVVRRNLRSKYLAVKNLLSSGAEDSLRTDSDKFKAMFDEVESLHKKVSKPREQVADAEALFDITSSFVKSVKAQKNEGLTPSDFVSCLLKDYGRQGRATSSADDSGNSIIWKDIGLAVSHIFRKGTGCSTMLGPMSSELKRRKTVVRKKHVRPTDTARPEELDNTTEVKTDTDKNMSLMFDILRKNRRVRLENIILDRSSFAQTVENLFALSFLVKDGRAEITANTNGHFVCPRNAPGAEAVTSGKVSYSHFVFRLDFKDWKLMLDSVGEGEEMMPHRVEADTFGHSKLPAGSDHEIAAMMTPIKKLSRNRGLVLLQ encoded by the exons ATGGGGAAAGTGAAGATAGAGAAAGGAAGCACCAGTGCTGTAGTTAGACAATTCAGGAGTAGGGAAACCGCCGCTATTTCAAGTTCCGGTGATTCCGCCGCCGAACATCAGAATAAGCCGCCCCTCCGTAAGTCACGGCCACCGCCGTCGCAGCATCATGGAAGTGGAGGAGAAGAggaggaagatgaagaagatgaagttgTCGTAAGGAGAAATCTCCGTTCGAAATATCTCGCCGTCAAAAATTTACTATCCa GTGGAGCGGAGGATTCGTTGCGGACGGATTCTGATAAGTTCAAGGCTATGTTTGATGAAGTTGAGAGTTTGCATAAGAAAG TTAGTAAGCCACGTGAGCAAGTAGCTGATGCAGAGGCTTTGTTTGACATAACAAGCAGTTTTGTGAAATCtgtcaaggcacaaaaaaatgAGGGGTTGACTCCATCAGATTTTGTGTCTTGCCTGCTTAAGGATTATGGTCGGCAAGGTAGAGCTACAAGCAGTGCAGATGATTCTGGGAACTCGATAATTTGGAAAGACATCGGGCTTGCAGTTTCTCATATTTTCAGAAAAGGCACAGGATGTTCTACCAT GCTAGGGCCTATGAGTTCTGAACTAAAGAGAAGGAAAACTGTTGTTCGGAAAAAGCATGTCAGACCAACTGATACTGCACGGCCTGAAGAG CTCGATAACACTACGGAAGTGAAAACTGATACGGACAAGAACATGTCACTAATGTTTGACATTTTGAGGAAAAATCGAAGGGTCCGGCTGGAAAATATAATCTTGGACAGAAGTTCTTTTGCACAGACAGTAGAAAATTTATTCGCTTTGTCATTTCTAGTGAAAGATGGAAGAGCTGAGATTACTGCTAATACAAATGGCCATTTTGTTT GCCCTAGGAATGCTCCAGGTGCTGAAGCAGTCACATCAGGCAAAGTTTCTTACAGTCACTTTGTCTTCAGATTGGACTTCAAGGACTGGAAG CTGATGTTGGATTCTGTTGGAGAAGGCGAGGAGATGATGCCACACAGAGTTGAAGCAGACACATTTGGTCACTCAAAGTTACCAGCAGGATCAGATCATGAAATAGCTGCTATGATGACTCCAATTAAAAAACTAtcaagaaatcgaggtctagtTCTACTACAGTAA
- the LOC110796607 gene encoding protein ZW2-like, which produces MSSHLETKITASEAFSSFFNGWLCRQQVFLDQLEDKNNNQQLIQLLLNHYSEYYDEKARVIWEDPFLLFSPPWLTSFEKSFLWVAGFKPSLAFRLLELSVFDLELEQLERLTVLKADVAREERTHLESLAAVQETTGAPPLLNLAKHYGRLVDGEVSKFPKAVQGLCLSMSRVVQGADNLRRNTTIKLLDILNVNQSLNFLAYVAKFQLGIRTLGLGIDSKMMSQDIGLGH; this is translated from the coding sequence ATGAGTAGCCACCTCGAAACTAAAATAACTGCTAGTGAAGCTTTTAGTTCCTTCTTCAATGGTTGGCTTTGTCGTCAACAAGTCTTCCTCGATCAACTTGAGGAcaaaaacaacaaccaacaGTTGATTCAGCTACTACTTAACCATTATTCTGAGTACTACGATGAGAAGGCTAGAGTCATTTGGGAAGATCCATTTCTCCTCTTTTCCCCACCTTGGCTAACCTCTTTCGAAAAGAGTTTCCTTTGGGTGGCTGGTTTCAAACCATCTTTAGCTTTTCGCCTTCTTGAGCTTTCTGTTTTTGACTTGGAATTAGAGCAACTAGAAAGGCTAACAGTTTTGAAAGCTGATGTTGCAAGGGAGGAGAGGACACATTTGGAATCCTTGGCCGCGGTGCAAGAAACCACAGGAGCACCACCATTGTTGAACCTCGCTAAACATTATGGGAGGTTAGTTGATGGAGAGGTTTCTAAGTTTCCCAAGGCAGTTCAAGGACTATGTTTGTCCATGTCTAGGGTTGTTCAAGGAGCGGATAATCTCCGAAGAAACACTACCATTAAGTTACTTGATATTTTGAATGTCAACCAGAGTTTAAATTTTCTTGCTTATGTTGCCAAGTTCCAACTTGGTATTAGAACTTTGGGTCTTGGGATTGATAGCAAAATGATGTCCCAAGATATTGGGTTGGGCCATTAA